The Flavobacteriales bacterium genome includes a region encoding these proteins:
- a CDS encoding gfo/Idh/MocA family oxidoreductase codes for RIKEIQDQPDPFSMVLDLGEKGKREIYFEHPDIPAHNAIKEELQAFHRAISNGTKPMVSAEDGYRALETAWQINHMMNHTEAS; via the coding sequence CGGATCAAAGAGATCCAGGATCAACCCGACCCATTCTCCATGGTTCTGGATCTGGGCGAAAAAGGAAAAAGAGAAATTTATTTTGAACACCCGGACATCCCTGCACACAACGCTATTAAAGAAGAGCTTCAGGCATTTCACAGAGCCATTTCCAACGGCACCAAACCGATGGTTTCGGCAGAGGACGGATACCGTGCCCTTGAAACCGCATGGCAGATTAATCATATGATGAACCATACCGAAGCCTCCTGA